The following nucleotide sequence is from Pseudobdellovibrionaceae bacterium.
CCCGATGCTCAGCCGGCATTTCCGCCTGACGTAAGTAGCCATTAACAGCATTGATGAGGCCCCGTACTTCTTGCTGGTGCTCAATATGTTTAGCGATCTTCTGTTGCACCACTTGATAGAGGGCTTGATTGGCAATCATGGGCATTCCGTATTCGTGGAGTGATCCCATTTCTTCATTAAAGTGATAGGGCTGAATCGAATAGGACGAAATTACCAGGTCAGATCCATGGTCAGCAGCGACGTGAGTGGAAAGGGTGTCACGGATCTCGCCATCGAAGAAGTAGATCTCTTTTCCCGAGCGATTGGTGATACCATACGGGGAAAAGACAGGGGGCAGGCTGGCCGAGGCCGCGACGGCCTCACTAATTTTGGCGTAATCTGCATACTTGATCGTCTTGTCTTTTTTGGTTTCTTCAAAGGCACCAAAGACAACCTTGCGCGAATGATTAAGCTGGGTTGCGACAATAAAGAGCTGAGCATTTAGGGCATGGAAATCATTGGAAAGAAGGACGTTGTCGCGCAAATAACGCTCAATATTATCGGTGGTGAAGATCCCATTGACCTTAACACCTCTTTTCAGAAAGACCTCAAGACCCCCTGAAATAATTGGCTTTTTACGAAACATCTTGGGCAAAATCCGGGTGGGATTGCCAGCCCGAATATTGAGGGAAAAAATATCGCGATAGGAGAGGGGCTTTAGGTAAGCTCCTGAAGTTTTCTTTCGCCATATGGGGGATTCCAGTCCGGCGCCTTGAGTAAAAGCGTGAATGATCGCATCCACATCATAGCCAGCGGCTAAAAATGTACTGATGACGGAGCCAGCACTTGAACCCACATAGGTTTGGAATGTGAGTGGGGGCTTGGGTGGGGCAACCTCATCAGTGTCCTCACCAGCATTTTTGAATCCTCCGGAAAACTTGAAGCCCTTTTCTCTAAGGGCTAGGCAGACCCCGATATGGAAGGCCGCGGCCTTCACACCGCCACCGCTCAGGACCAAAGATGGATGCTTTTTTTCACTCAGGCGCATAGCAAAACCATCCTAAACAAAATCCTAAGCTAGGGGAACTCTTATTTTGGTGACCAGCAAAATTGCCAATAAATTGCAGTATTTATGGGCCGTGACTAAGCTGATCAGCGGATCTTGGTGACTACCCAGGTGGTGCGGATGATCAGTCTGGCTAGGCCTAAGGATCAGGTCTGGCCATGCGACTGGAGTCCAGCCTGCCTAGGCAAGAATAGTCTCCAAGCCTAATCAGACAAAGGCCCAGAGATGAACAGCCTTGGCCAAACTTTCTTTACAAGCCCTTGTCCTATGGTAGATTTGACTAGTCAGAAGGGAGGTCATGTTTGACCAAGTCAGATTGGATCAGTTTATCAGACTACTCAGGGAAGTATAAAGTGAGCGTCTCCACCCTGAGAAGGCGGA
It contains:
- a CDS encoding patatin-like phospholipase family protein, with amino-acid sequence MRLSEKKHPSLVLSGGGVKAAAFHIGVCLALREKGFKFSGGFKNAGEDTDEVAPPKPPLTFQTYVGSSAGSVISTFLAAGYDVDAIIHAFTQGAGLESPIWRKKTSGAYLKPLSYRDIFSLNIRAGNPTRILPKMFRKKPIISGGLEVFLKRGVKVNGIFTTDNIERYLRDNVLLSNDFHALNAQLFIVATQLNHSRKVVFGAFEETKKDKTIKYADYAKISEAVAASASLPPVFSPYGITNRSGKEIYFFDGEIRDTLSTHVAADHGSDLVISSYSIQPYHFNEEMGSLHEYGMPMIANQALYQVVQQKIAKHIEHQQEVRGLINAVNGYLRQAEMPAEHREKLMEILISRTNYKPDVDYIYIHPSPQDYEMFFFDHFSLNPKVLSKIVRTGFKCAMATLRQYNI